Proteins encoded within one genomic window of Glandiceps talaboti chromosome 3, keGlaTala1.1, whole genome shotgun sequence:
- the LOC144433176 gene encoding uncharacterized protein LOC144433176, giving the protein MGCTTSAEDKHSKLPHSELPVDASKYEPPVEYMFIDVPVKLSVQGVFGVELTSDVDAYYPILSRAHREALSLLQFNMIPGTVARDGAFSRSMTFQFQGIFARMSDTQPVELHVVKSVISPQFMQTGFTAAFSTVRETVTDTSHLILQGVQNYD; this is encoded by the exons ATGGGTTGTACAACTAGTGCAGAGGACAAGCATAGCAAGCTACCACATTCAGAACTACCAGTAGACGCCTCCAAGTATGAACCTCCGGTCGAGTACATGTTTATAGACGTGCCAGTCAAACTGTCAGTTC AAGGTGTATTTGGAGTGGAATTGACCTCAGATGTTGATGCCTATTATCCAATATTGTCCAGGGCACACCGAGAAGCTCTCAGTCTCCTACAATTTAACATGATCCCTGGTACCGTAGCTAGAGATGGTGCATTTTCTCGAAGTATGACTTTCCAATTCCAGGGTATCTTTGCAAGAATGAG TGATACCCAACCTGTAGAGCTACATGTAGTGAAAAGTGTCATATCTCCTCAGTTTATGCAGACAGGATTTACGGCAGCATTCAGTACTGTTCGTGAGACTGTCACTGATACCTCACATCTAATACTGCAG ggtgtacaaaaTTATGATTAA
- the LOC144433437 gene encoding uncharacterized protein LOC144433437 produces MRGNTGMFGVDLLFQIPTQSSSAMYTYQAVNIPIMTKVKQGFASMSLQTEFDFNAQLQSFLSVGWKLVDIFYDSSTTTQGGFNPVITQNSLWFFEKEMDRINDNIAQYEGSVIEYWHKVKYSRMTGQGTPEGSWNNVIVEMGQRGWELGCILQTMESQISGTVQRMKILLMFQRKIK; encoded by the exons ATGAGAGGCAACACAGGCA TGTTTGGTGTTGATCTGCTCTTCCAGATTCCAACTCAATCCAGTTCAGCTATGTATACATACCAGGCAGTCAACATTCCAATTATGACAAAAGTAAAACAAGGATTTGCTTCGATGTCTCTTCAAACTGAATTTGATTTCAATGCACAGCTCCAATCTTTTCTGTCTGTGGGTTGGAAATTGGTGGACATCTTCTATGATTCTTCAACGACAACTCAAG GTGGGTTCAATCCTGTCATCACACAGAATTCACTGTGGTTCTTTGAAAAGGAGATGGACAGAATAAACGACAACATTGCACAGTATGAAGGCAGTGTTATAGAGTACTGGCACAAAGTAAAA tatagtagaatGACAGGCCAAGGAACACCTGAAGGAAGCTGGAATAATGTCATCGTTGAAATGGGTCAGAGAGGTTGGGAATTGGGTTGTATTCTACAAACCATGGAGAGTCAAATTTCAGGAACTGTTCAAAGAATGAAGATCCTGTTGATGTTTCAGAGGAAGATCAAGTAG